The following coding sequences are from one Oncorhynchus clarkii lewisi isolate Uvic-CL-2024 chromosome 20, UVic_Ocla_1.0, whole genome shotgun sequence window:
- the LOC139377060 gene encoding somatostatin receptor type 5-like, with translation MPAIVNLLFNTVSTNTTISFSLVLPLVSVLSLLVGVGGHLLMWLVLMRNPRRRSKPSSVLLLNLSLADMGALLTLPCVLLSASSQDWQLGGGICVLLGFMTSLTAGVDIFSLAALSVLRYRIVAPPARPPPSPTQVAGIVAVIWLVSVTMALPKVTYIQFDSGCTWSVGRGQWLGFLVPAFLVYYVAPLLCIALNCGLIITHLHRCRGTLAADRRNKKATALLIGSTLVFAISWLPYYALEFVNVMSPYVSFVASPISQQPSSSLNSSASQSPPTEGDTEVSLLWEVASLSAILLVCLAPCWNPPLYFLLSRPAVRQLRALLPSLRKCLGSLRPPITPAPPPRFPHLRPLPTL, from the exons ATGCCGGCCATAGTGAACCTGCTCTTCAATACGGTGTCTACCAACAccaccatctccttctccctggtGCTGCCTCTGGTCAGCGTCCTCTCCCTCCTGGTGGGGGTCGGAGGTCACCTACTCATGTGGCTGGTGCTGATGCGTAACCCTCGGCGACGCTCCAAACCTAGCTCCGTGCTGCTCCTCAACTTGAGCCTGGCTGACATGGGAGCCCTGCTCACCCTGCCCTGCGTCCTACTCAGCGCCAGCTCCCAGGACTGGCAGCTAGGGGGCGGTATCTGTGTGCTGCTGGGCTTCATGACCTCCCTGACGGCTGGAGTGGATATATTTAGTCTGGCCGCCTTGTCGGTGCTCAGGTACCGCATAGTGGCCCCACCTGCTAGACCGCCCCCCAGTCCCACACAAGT agCCGGCATCGTGGCAGTGATCTGGTTAGTCTCTGTCACCATGGCCCTTCCCAAGGTCACATACATCCAGTTTGACAGTGGCTGTACATGGTCTGTGGGGCGTGGCCAGTGGCTGGGCTTCCTGGTGCCAGCCTTCCTGGTCTACTACGTGGCTCCGCTCCTCTGCATTGCCCTCAACTGTGGCCTCATCATCACCCATCTCCACCGCTGCCGGGGTACGCTGGCCGCAGACCGCCGCAACAAGAAGGCTACGGCGCTCCTGATTGGCTCCACACTGGTCTTCGCCATCAGCTGGCTGCCCTACTACGCCCTGGAGTTTGTCAATGTCATGTCCCCCTACGTCAGCTTCGTTGCCTCGCCTATCAGTCAacaaccctcctcctccctcaactCGTCCGCGTCCCAGTCCCCACCCACGGAGGGGGACACGGAGGTGTCTCTCCTCTGGGAGGTGGCGTCCCTGTCGGCCATATTGTTGGTGTGTTTGGCGCCCTGCTGGAACCCGCCCCTCTACTTCCTGTTGTCTCGCCCGGCGGTGCGTCAGCTCCGTGCCCTCCTGCCGTCGCTGAGGAAATGCTTGGGAAGCCTGCGACCACCTATCACCCCCGCGCCACCACCACGTTTTCCTCACCTCCGCCCTCTTCCTACTTTGTAA